The genomic window ACAGGACCATAGAATGTGTGTTATAAATTTATCATCAGTGTATTTTATGAACCGTACGCTCATTAAATTTGGCCCTCCATTGCATTTCTAAATCCTTGGACTTTTGTTCTCTGAAGAGGGTCACTTAATATCAAGTGTTAGAGAAGAAGGTAACTGGGTCTCCAGGTCTGCAAAGAACCATCCCTGCATGCCTTACCTTGGTGACCTCCCTGGCCCATACCTCTCTACACAAACATTATCTTTCCAGTGACTGTGTACAGTCTGTGTCCATGAGATCAATGCATGTCACAGGGTCAATCCTGCTGTGAACCCCATCGTTGGTATTTATGGACATTATCTTCCATTCTTTTCACTGTTGGCACACATTTGATGAGAGCAGCATCTTTCCCTGTGGCATGTTAATCCCATTCTGTGCATTTCTCTTGTGACATGACCTCTTCTTGATTATTGTTACTCTGCCTTCATTATGGCCATGTATTGCATGTATCTATTCAGAGTCGGTTACCATTAGGCTTCATGTGTTCGTTACTTTCTCAGTGACTTTTCTTTTAGTAGTCAGTACTACTCAAGAGGGTAACTATCTAATTTGTGATCAGAACTGCCATCTCTGTCATTAGTTGTggctctgtgggtgtgtatatagCCTTAGAATCTGTTCAGCAAGtgtttgttgagcacctactccATCTCCTATTGTCCTGGTATTGGAGATAAGACAGAGTCCCTGTCCTTAAGCTGCTTACAGCCTAAGGAGGGAAACAAAAATGCCAGTCAACACATAGTGTGTTGTCAAGATCAGTGGTTCTTAAATTCAAGCGCACATCAGACTCAccagagggcttgttaaaatacagattgctaACCAgccatgatggctcacacctgtaatcccaacagtttggaaggctgaggcaggaggatcacctgagcccagaagttcaaaaccagtctgagtgagaaaaagaaaaatagattgcTGGACCTAATgcccagaatttctgattcagtagatctggggtgAAGtctaataatttgcatttctacacTTCAAGACCCACTGGTCAAGATAAAAGTGTAATGAAAGCACAGGCCTGGAGGGGTTCAGGCAGCCCTCCGAAAGGTGACACTGAGCTGTGTGAGGCAGGAAAAGATCCGGGCATTCCAGTCAAAGGGAACAGCATGTTCAAGGTGCAGAAGCGTGAAAGATCATGGTGTCTGAGGAACTGAAGTGAATCAGTTTGACTGGAACAAAAAGAGTTTTGTGAGGATGTGGTCGAAGATGTAAGCAGAAGTCAACTTGTCAAGAAGAACCTTTAGGCAAGACAGGGAAATGCTCTGCGTTTCAGAAAAATTTGTATTAACAGAAAAATCTCTGTGGTTGCTACGTGGAAGATGGATTGGAGGGGGTTAGGAGCCTACTCCACATAGTTCAGGGGAGAAATGATGCTGTTCTGAACTTGTAGGGGCAGTGGGATGGAGCAGCTCAGAAAGCCTACAGTATTCCAACTGACAGGGTCTCCTGTTTCCTCTATTGCCTGTTACCTTCTTGCTTGGCAATAGGCTTACCTTTGAGCATAGCCCTTCCCGTCATGGGAAGACAGTGCCTGTGGCCTCAGTAGGAATGACAGGTATTTGCCTGTACACCCTTTTTGTGAATTGTTACCCTGCCCCCAACAGTGGGGCAgagtggaggaaggaggaagaaccTAGAACACAGGTTCTGTGTCCTGCCCCTCTTCCTCTTGAGCCCTTTCCTCTCCCAGGGCAAGTGCTGTTATGTCCCCTTTACTCCCTGCCCTCCATTTTTCACTTGGTGAGGCCTTACACACTGTACCTGCCCACGCAGTGTCActagaaggaagggaaagggtggTTGGATTCATTTGCCTGTGTGGAGGTAGGATTGGTCTTTGTAACTATTCCAGGTATGTCCATAAGTCTACCTAGGAATGGGGGAGCTGCCTGGGTGGAGAGGGATTTTTCTAGTTACTAGTTACGCATTCACATTATTTTATCTGTCACTGGGTGTAATTATaaatttgtgtctgtgtgtgaacatGTTAGTCTTTGTATGACTGTGTGTTGGCATTAGTGACATGAACTTTTAATCTTGCCATTTGGCCCCTGGGTATATGGCTGTGGGTGTTCTGTCACAGTCACCATATATGCTGTGTGCTGTGTTCGTATATGTATATGCAGTACATACCAGTGTCAGCATAACCGAGTGGTTAGGAACACAGGCGGCTTAGATTTAACTCAGGAGCTGTATGATCTCAGGTAAGTTATTTAGCCTTTCTGGGCCTATTtcctataaaatgtaaataataatagtactttctAGACTATTGTATGGGTCATTTTAAGAGTTTAACTTAATATATAGACCAGTGCTGTTCtacagaaatataatgcaagccacataCGTAATTTTTTTATGGTAGCCACATTTTTACAaggcaaaaagtgaaattaattttagtaatatattttcttgaatCTGATACATCTAAaagattataatttcttttctctctctctctttttttttttttttttttttaggacagagtcttactctgttgtccaggctggagtgcagtggtgtgatctgggctcactgcaacctccacctcctgggttcaagcaattctcctgcctcagcctcccaagtagctgggattacaggcatgtgccaacaggcccggctaatttttgtatttttagtagagacggggtttcaccatgttgttcaggctggtcctgaactcctgaccttgtgatccacccgcctcggcctcccaaagtgctgggattacaggcgtgagccactgcgcctggcccaagattataatttcaaaatgtagTCAGTATAAAAGATTAATAATGGGATatgttacattttgttttttattcagtCTTTGAAATAtgatgtgtattttacatttccagCACACCTCAGTTCAGACTAGctgcatttcaagtgctcagtagccacatgtagGTGGTGGCTACTTTCTTGGACGGCACAAGTATAGACCATTATAAGACCCTTACCAGCTACAAGTGTTACTATCATTCTTATTGTCATTTATTGTCAGGTATCTGTGAGGTGTAGATGTCCATGTCTTGTGTCTCTTGTCTGAATATATCTGGAGCCTTCAGGAAGAGGAATGGGAGAGCAGTCTTGAGCTCTATCTCCACCACCCTCATCCTAGAGAGGCTTCCTGGGAAGGTTTCAATGGGAACCCTGCCCCAGCTTGTTTCTCTGGCCCTTGTCCTCATAGCACCAGTCCCCAACCCTGCCTTCTGTGCCTTGCCTACCCCACTGGCCTCCAGAAACCAGGCTGATTGTCTCTTGCCCCATCCCCTGCAGGTGGCCAGAATGGAGTTGTGGCCAGGGGCatggatgctgctgctgctgctcttcctgctgctgctctTCCTGCTGCCCACCCTGTGGTTCTGCAGCCCCAGTGCCAAGTACTTCTTCAAGATGGCCTTCTACAATGGCTGGATCCTCTTCCTGGCTGTGCTCGCCATCCCTGTGTGTGCCGTGCGAGGACGCAACGTTGAGAACATGAAGTGAGGGGCAAGGGGTCTTGGGCAATGAGGGAACCTAAGGGTACAAAGCGAGTAGTGGATTGGGGGAAGGGGGCATGGTGTGTGTAGAAAAGACTGAGAGAGACCAGAGACAGGGAATGGGGAGAGGACTGCAAAGGTGGTCAGAAAGACAATAGGGTTGGGGGGAGCTGAGGCATGCAGATGGACATCAATGGATCCCACTGGGACCCCTTGCCGTGACCCCACAGGATCTTGCGTCTAATGCTGCTCCACATCAAATACCTGTACGGGATCCGAGTGGAGGTGCGAGGGGCTCACCACTTCCCTCCCTCACAGCCCTATGTTGTTGTCTCCAACCACCAGAGCTCCCTCGATCTGCTTGGTGAGACCCCACCACAGGGCACACCTCCCCCAGTCATGCCTCCCCTCCTGGAACCTTCCCTAGAATATCTTCTCCTTGAGATCCTTAATTCTCCTTCCTCTGGGACATTGCCCCCTTGTCTCCCGCTCAGGCCTTCATTCCCTGGGTAGAACTGCCCTCATAAGCTGGGTACATACACCTTTGGTCACCCTTTCCTTCACTTGGGGCTCCCCCTGCCTAGTCTCCTCCTTCACCTCCAGTCCCTACCAGAGTGGGTGATGATCTGGGTGAGGTGGGTTGCTTTCTGTGACACTGCCTCCACCCCAATcctcacccacccccaccctgcccaaGGGATGATGGAAGTGCTGCCAGGCCGCTGTGTGCCCATTGCCAAGCGTGAGCTACTGTGGGCTGGCTCTGCCGGGCTGGCCTGCTGGCTGGCAGGAGTCATCTTCATCGACCGGAAGCGCACGGGGGATGCCATCAGTGTCATGTCTGAGGTCGCCCAGACCCTGCTCACCCAGGACGTGAGTCATCCTGGGGAAATGGGGGATTGGAGggatagaaagtagaatagttGTAAATAAACTGATATGCAGGGCCAATGGGCCTCAGAGGTCCCATTATAACATCACGCCTACTCTGACTCCTCCATATGTGTTTGTCTTCCTTGACTTTCTTTCTCCCCCAGGTGAGGGTCTGGGTGTTTCCTGAGGGAACGAGAAACCACAACGGCTCCATGCTGCCCTTCAAACGTGGCGCCTTCCATCTTGCAGTGCAGGCCCAGGTGACTACTGCTCCCTGTTCTGCTACTCAGCTGCCCACCCCCACCATTCCCTCATCTCTGGGCAGGGGCTTATTGTAGGAGTCTCAGAAGAGAGCTGTGGACTGACCTGCTTTACCCCTTCCCCAGGTTCCCATTGTCCCCATAGTCATGTCCTCCTACCAAGACTTCTACTGCAAGAAGGAGCGCCGCTTCACCTCGGGTGAGGGCTTTGAGCAGTTCTGGGGTCGGGTGTGTCCAGAGAGGCTGGGAGGACATCCCtgtgaggcagggggatcattcAGTGTCAGAGCCATGAGATGTCCACACGGTCATCTAGTTTAACCCACAGCAGCCAATAAGTCTTTACCAAGCACCACCATACCCTGCCAGGTGGGTAGCACTTGGTCCCACCAAGAGAGGCTGTTACTAATCTAGCAGGAAAGATAAGGCCTGTGTGCACAAAGCTGTAATGAATAACACTCATTCAGCAGTAAATGCCAAACCCAGAGGAGGGGGGCTGGAGGAGTGCTGAGGAGATGTCTGGACTGGGAATTGGAGAAGGCTTTGTTTAGAAGGGCCTCAGAAGTGGCAGCTGGCAAGCCCAGGGATGGTTGTCCAGGGTTGGGGGAAGAGAACTGAAAGGTTGAGGAAGAGTATCCCTCAGAAGCTGGGCCCCACCTGTGGGCAAAGACCTGGGTGGACAGGCCATGATGGTGCTCCCCTTGCCCCAGGACAATGTCAGGTGCGGGTGCTGCCCCCAGTGCCCACAGAAGGGCTGACACCAGATGACGTCCCAGCTCTGGCTGACAGAGTCCGGCACTCCATGCTCACTGTTTTCCGGGAAATCTCCACCGATGGCCGGGGTGGTGGTGACTATCTGAAGAAGCCTGGCGGGGGTGGGTGAACCCTGGCTCTGAGCTCTCCTCCCATCTGTCCCCATCTTCTTCCCCACACCTACCCACCCAGTGGGCCCTGAAGCAGGGCCAAACCTTCTTCCttgtctcccctctccccacttaTTCTCCTCTTTGGAATCTTCAACTTCTGAAGTGAATGTGGATACAGCGCCACTCCTGCCCCCTCTTGGCCCCATCCATGGACTCCTGCCTCCGTGCAGTCTCCACTCTTGACTCCCACCTCCTACTGTTTTGTCTGTGGGACAGTTGCCTCCCCCTCATCTCCAGTGACTCAGCCTACACAAGGGTGGGGAACATTCCATCCCCAGTGGAGTCTCTTCCTGTGTGGTCTTCTCTCCCCCTCTACTCCACATTGGCCAGTGGACTCATCCATTCTGTGGAACAATTCTCCCCCACCCCAAAGTCCATGGATTCAATGGACTCATCCATGTGAGGAGGACTTCTCGCCCTGTGGCTGGAAGCTGATACCTGGAGCAGTCCTCCCAGGCTCATCCTGGGAGCTTTCCTCAGCACCTTCACCTTCCCTCCCAGTGTAGCCTCCCGTCAGTGGGGGC from Macaca fascicularis isolate 582-1 chromosome 4, T2T-MFA8v1.1 includes these protein-coding regions:
- the AGPAT1 gene encoding 1-acyl-sn-glycerol-3-phosphate acyltransferase alpha isoform X1, whose translation is MVARMELWPGAWMLLLLLFLLLLFLLPTLWFCSPSAKYFFKMAFYNGWILFLAVLAIPVCAVRGRNVENMKILRLMLLHIKYLYGIRVEVRGAHHFPPSQPYVVVSNHQSSLDLLGMMEVLPGRCVPIAKRELLWAGSAGLACWLAGVIFIDRKRTGDAISVMSEVAQTLLTQDVRVWVFPEGTRNHNGSMLPFKRGAFHLAVQAQVPIVPIVMSSYQDFYCKKERRFTSGQCQVRVLPPVPTEGLTPDDVPALADRVRHSMLTVFREISTDGRGGGDYLKKPGGGG
- the AGPAT1 gene encoding 1-acyl-sn-glycerol-3-phosphate acyltransferase alpha isoform X2, encoding MELWPGAWMLLLLLFLLLLFLLPTLWFCSPSAKYFFKMAFYNGWILFLAVLAIPVCAVRGRNVENMKILRLMLLHIKYLYGIRVEVRGAHHFPPSQPYVVVSNHQSSLDLLGMMEVLPGRCVPIAKRELLWAGSAGLACWLAGVIFIDRKRTGDAISVMSEVAQTLLTQDVRVWVFPEGTRNHNGSMLPFKRGAFHLAVQAQVPIVPIVMSSYQDFYCKKERRFTSGQCQVRVLPPVPTEGLTPDDVPALADRVRHSMLTVFREISTDGRGGGDYLKKPGGGG